A segment of the Azospirillum lipoferum 4B genome:
CGAACTCGGCCGAGGCGGCGACCTTCGCCTTGCCGCCGCCGGAAACCCACTTGGCGAAATCCTCCATCGTCTTCAGCGTGTTGGCGTCGGCCACGTCGCGGCGGACGGCCAGCGCCCAGGTGTTGTTCGCGGGGGCCGGCTTCAGCCAGACGATGCTGTTCTTCTCCCGGTCCATCTGCCGGACCTTCTCATAGCCGGCGCCGGCATTCTTCCAGACCGGATCGCTGTCGACATTGAAGAAGAAGGCGCCGTTGCCGGTGTATTCGGGATAGACGTCGATCTCGCCCGACAGCAACGCGCCGCGCACGATCTTGGTCGGGCCGAGCTGGATTTTGTTCTCCGTCGGGATGCCGTTGGCCTGCAGCATCTGGAGGATCATGGTGCCGAGCAGCCCGCTTTCCGCATCCAGCTTGGAGCCGACACGGACCGCATCCGCGGCCTGCGCCGCCCCGGCGATCAGGCCCAGCGCCAGCGCCGCCGCGCCCATCACGGCACGGCCCCTGTTGAACAGTGTGAACACCCCTGATCCTCCCCCCGGATATGCTTCGGGGAAAGGATGGGCGACAGCCTCGCTCACGGCAAGACGCGCTTTCCGAATGTCCGGTCCCGGATATGAGATTCAGCCTAATCCGGTGAGGAACTTCCTGTCCGTCCAGCCTGTTGAGCGGGACATTGCGACAGGAGGACACGATGTCCCAGGGCGACAAGGACAAATACACCGACAAGCAGAAGCGCAAGGCCGAGCATATCGAGGACGGTTACGAGAAGCGCGGCGTCTCCCATGACGAGGCCGAGCGGCGCGCCTGGGCCACCGTCAACAAGCAGGACGGCGGGGGCAGGAAGGGCGGGTCGGGCGACAGCGCCTGAATTGCCGTCGACCCGACCCGGCGAAAGCGGTCACAGGCTTTCGATGAGTCCGTCGGTGGTGGTCACCTCGCAGAACTCGTAGCCGAGCGTGGCGACATGGACGGCATGGACCTGCTCGGCCGGGATGGTTCCGCCCCGGCCGTCCGGCAGCTCGAAGCAATCGCAGGCATCGGTGACCAGCGTGATCGGCCACCCCAGATTCGCACCGGTGCGGACGGTGGTCGACACGCACATGTCGGTCGAGATGCCGAACACCACCACCCGCTCGATCTTCAGCCGGCGCAGCCGCAGATCCAGGTCGGTGCCGATGAAGGCCGAGTTGACGCTCTTGCTCACCAGCGCTTCACCGTCGAGCGGCTCGAACCCCTCGCGGAAGCGGTTGCCCGGCTGTCCGGGGCGGAGAGTGGAGGCCGGCCCGGTCGAATCGTGACGCACATGGATGACCGGCCGGCCGCTGCGCCGCCAGGCGTCGAGCAGGCGCAGCCCATTGTGGTCCAGCGCGCGGTTCCAGCGCCGCGGCCATGACGGACCGTCGAAGGCGCATTGCATGTCCACCGGCAGAAGGGCGGAGGCGGCGGGAAGCAAGGTCATTGGATACTCCGTGCAAATCGTCCATGGTCCCTGGCTGTGAATTTCCGCCGAAAGGCTGCCGGTTGCAGCCCGGCAAGATGCCGGCCGGCCGGCATTCCGCCGGTGGGAGCGGGTTTTGGGGACAGGGATGGACGATAAGGACCGGCTGCTGCTGGCGGCCTTGCGCAAGGATGCCCGCCGGACATTGGTGGCGTTGGCACGGGATATCGGGCTGTCGCGCAGCGCCACCCAGGAACGGTTGGACCGGTTGCTGAGATCGGGCGTGATCCGCGGTTTCACGACCGTCGAGGACGGGCCGGTGGCGGATGGCGTCGCCGCCTATTTCCTGCTGCGCCACGAGCCGGGACACAGCTGCGCCCAGCTGGTTCCCAAGCTCAAGCGGATGCCCGGGATCGTCGCCATGGATGCCGTGGCCGGGGCCACCGATATGGTCATCCGGGCGGAAGCGCCCGACATCCGCGGCATCGAAGCGGTCCGCGCCGCCATTGCCGGAATGCCCGGCGTTGCCGAGGTGACGACGCAGATGGTGCTGGAACGGTTCGCGTAGATCGCGCGGCGAATCGCTCAGGCGCCGCGATAGGTCCAGACGCTTTCCAGCGCCGCGGCATCGCGGTCGCGCAGGACGGCGACCTCCGCATGGGCCGGCGACAGTTCACACACCGGGTCGGTCGCGTCCGCACTGCCGGCCAGCGCCAGCGCCTGGCAGCGGCAGCCGCCCCAATCCTCTTCCTTGTGGTCGCAGGATTGGCAGGGCTCCGGCATCCAGGCGGTGCCGCGGTAGCGGGCGAAGGCCGGGCCATCGCGCCAGATGTCGGACAGGCTGCGGTCGTGGACCGTCTCGAACTCCAGCCCCGGAATGGTCTCGGCGGCGTGGCAGGGCAGGACGCGGCCGCGCGGGGTGACGTTCATGAAGCGCCGGGCCCAGCCGCCCATGCAGCTCTTCGGCCGGCGGGCGTAGTAATCGGGCACCACGTAATCGACGACGATCCGTCCGGCCAGTTCCGGCAGTCGCGCCCGAACCGCGGCGTCCATCGCCAGCAGCTGGTCGCGCGACGGCATCAGCGCGGCGCGGTTGGCGAGCGCCCAGCCGTAATATTGGACGTTGGCGATCTCGATCCGCCCGGCGCCAAGCTCCATCGCCAGATCGATGACGTCGTTGACCCGGTCGATGTTGTGGCGATGCAGCACGGCATTGATGGTCAGCGCCAGTCCTTGCGCCACCACCGCGCGCGCGACCTCCAGCTTCTTGACATGACCGCCCTTGTAGCCGCCGACGCGGTCGGCACCGGTGGCCTCCGAGTCCTGCAGGCTGATCTGGACATGCTGGAGCCCGGCGCGCTGCAGCCGTTCCAGCCGCGGCCGGTCGAGCAGGACGGCGGAGGTGATCAGGTTGCTGTAGAGCCCGATCTCCGTCGCATGAGCGACCAGCTCCTCCAGATCTTTGCGGACGCAGGGCTCGCCGCCGGAGAAATGGACCTGGAGGGCGCCGACGTCGGCCGCCTCGTCCAGCACCCGTTTCCAGGTGGCGGTGTCCAGTTCGGCGCTGGCGGAATCGAGCGCCACCGGGTTGGAGCAGTAGGGGCAGCGCAGCGGGCAGCGGTGCGTCAGCTCCATCAGCACGGCGAAGGGCGGTGCCGGTTCGGCGGCCGTCGCGGCGGCGAAGGCGGGCAGGGCGCAGCTCATTTGACGCACCTCCTGGGGCACTTCATGTGACGACATAGCCCTTGTTGCGCAGGTCGGTCAGCATCTCCAGCACGTCGGCGGCGACCTCCGCGCGGGGGGCGTCGTATTCCGCCGTCAGCCGGTCGATGCCGGCGGCCACGTCGGCGACCTCCGCCCCGACACAGGCGCGCACCACCGCCAGCGCCATCTCGTCCAGCACCAGCAGGCGTTCGGGCGCCATCAGCATCCATTCGCCGCGGCGGCGGTCGTTGCGCAGCATGACGCCGGGGGCCAGCCGCAGCCGGTCGGCTTCGCCGATTTGGGGAGAAACTGCGTTCACCGGCTGTACCGTGTCGGTTCCATGTCCTCCGGCACGAAGGCGCCGGGCGGGATCAGGTTGGGGGTGACATAGGCATGGTGCAGGGCGTCCAGCTGGGCCCACAGCAGTTCCGTCTTGAAACGGAGCGCGCGCAGGCATTGCCGCTGGTGTTCCGCTGTATGGGCATTGGTCAGCACATAATCCAGCCCGAACTCCACATCGCGCGGCGCCTCGTCCAGCCGCTTGCGGAAATAGGACAGGGTGCTGTCGTTGGCGAAGGCGTAGTTGCGCTCGAAGCCGGCGATGCGTTCGCGGTGGATCGACGGCGCGAACAGCTCGGTCAGCGAGGACGCCACCGCCTCCAGCAGCGAATGGTCGCGGACGAAGTTGACATAGGCATCCACCGCGAAGCGGGTGGCGGGCAGGATGCCCTCCAGCGACTTCACATAGTCGCGGTCCAGCCCCAGCCCGTCGGTCAGCCGCAGCCAGCGTTCGATGCCGCCGACCTTGGTCTCGTCCAACTCGCCGGCCTGGGTCAGCCCGTCATGGTCGAGCACGCGCTGAAGCCAGGCGCGGCGCAACGCCGGATCGTCCATGCGGGACATGATGGTCAGATCCTTGCGGGGGATCGACACCTGATAATAGAAGCGGTTCAGCGCCCAGGCCTGGATCTGCCCCTTTTTCAGCCCGCCGCCGTGCAGCAGCTGATGGAACGGGTGGAGGTCGTGATACTGCCGCTCGCCGATGGCATAGAGGGCGGCGCGGAACTCCTCACGGGTCATCGGTGCAGCGGTGGGGTCAGTCATAGGGTCAGCTCCAGCCCATCATGGGCGATGCGCCAGCCGGCCGCCTCGGCTTCCGCCCGTTCGGGCGAATCCTCCAGCAGGGCGGGGTTCGTGTTGTTGATGTGGATGTAGATCTTGCGGGCGACATTCAGCGGCGCGAAGGCGGCCATGCTGCCCGAAGGCCCCGACATCGGCATGTGCCCCATGCGCGCCGCCGTCTTCACGCCGGTGCCGCTACGGATCATCTCGTCGTCGGTCCAGGTGGTGCCGTCGAACAGCACCAGC
Coding sequences within it:
- a CDS encoding cysteine hydrolase family protein, which translates into the protein MTLLPAASALLPVDMQCAFDGPSWPRRWNRALDHNGLRLLDAWRRSGRPVIHVRHDSTGPASTLRPGQPGNRFREGFEPLDGEALVSKSVNSAFIGTDLDLRLRRLKIERVVVFGISTDMCVSTTVRTGANLGWPITLVTDACDCFELPDGRGGTIPAEQVHAVHVATLGYEFCEVTTTDGLIESL
- the osmF gene encoding glycine betaine ABC transporter substrate-binding protein OsmF encodes the protein MGAAALALGLIAGAAQAADAVRVGSKLDAESGLLGTMILQMLQANGIPTENKIQLGPTKIVRGALLSGEIDVYPEYTGNGAFFFNVDSDPVWKNAGAGYEKVRQMDREKNSIVWLKPAPANNTWALAVRRDVADANTLKTMEDFAKWVSGGGKAKVAASAEFVESPAALPSFQQTYGFALKPDQMLILAGGDTAATIRAAAEQTSGVNTAMVYGTDGAIAALDLVVLADTKGAQMVYEPAPTVRASVLSANPKIADLLNPVFASLDAETLRGLNAKISVDGQDQKQVATEYLKSKGFLK
- the pqqE gene encoding pyrroloquinoline quinone biosynthesis protein PqqE, which encodes MSCALPAFAAATAAEPAPPFAVLMELTHRCPLRCPYCSNPVALDSASAELDTATWKRVLDEAADVGALQVHFSGGEPCVRKDLEELVAHATEIGLYSNLITSAVLLDRPRLERLQRAGLQHVQISLQDSEATGADRVGGYKGGHVKKLEVARAVVAQGLALTINAVLHRHNIDRVNDVIDLAMELGAGRIEIANVQYYGWALANRAALMPSRDQLLAMDAAVRARLPELAGRIVVDYVVPDYYARRPKSCMGGWARRFMNVTPRGRVLPCHAAETIPGLEFETVHDRSLSDIWRDGPAFARYRGTAWMPEPCQSCDHKEEDWGGCRCQALALAGSADATDPVCELSPAHAEVAVLRDRDAAALESVWTYRGA
- the pqqC gene encoding pyrroloquinoline-quinone synthase PqqC, translated to MTDPTAAPMTREEFRAALYAIGERQYHDLHPFHQLLHGGGLKKGQIQAWALNRFYYQVSIPRKDLTIMSRMDDPALRRAWLQRVLDHDGLTQAGELDETKVGGIERWLRLTDGLGLDRDYVKSLEGILPATRFAVDAYVNFVRDHSLLEAVASSLTELFAPSIHRERIAGFERNYAFANDSTLSYFRKRLDEAPRDVEFGLDYVLTNAHTAEHQRQCLRALRFKTELLWAQLDALHHAYVTPNLIPPGAFVPEDMEPTRYSR
- the pqqD gene encoding pyrroloquinoline quinone biosynthesis peptide chaperone PqqD, which codes for MNAVSPQIGEADRLRLAPGVMLRNDRRRGEWMLMAPERLLVLDEMALAVVRACVGAEVADVAAGIDRLTAEYDAPRAEVAADVLEMLTDLRNKGYVVT
- a CDS encoding Lrp/AsnC family transcriptional regulator, producing the protein MDDKDRLLLAALRKDARRTLVALARDIGLSRSATQERLDRLLRSGVIRGFTTVEDGPVADGVAAYFLLRHEPGHSCAQLVPKLKRMPGIVAMDAVAGATDMVIRAEAPDIRGIEAVRAAIAGMPGVAEVTTQMVLERFA